One window of the Nothobranchius furzeri strain GRZ-AD chromosome 3, NfurGRZ-RIMD1, whole genome shotgun sequence genome contains the following:
- the s100b gene encoding protein S100-B — MSELENAMATIIAVFQKYSEREGDKHKLKKSELKDLLHDELPDLMAHVKDQSTLDSLMESLDTDGDSECNFQEFMAFVSVVTACCHEFFVHEDE; from the exons ATGAGCGAACTGGAAAACGCCATGGCGACCATCATCGCCGTGTTCCAGAAGTACTCCGAGCGAGAAGGGGACAAACACAAGTTGAAGAAGAGCGAGCTGAAGGATCTGCTTCATGACGAGCTGCCAGACCTGATGGCG CATGTGAAGGACCAGTCCACCCTGGACAGCCTGATGGAGAGCCTGGACACAGACGGAGACTCTGAGTGCAACTTCCAGGAGTTCATGGCATTCGTCTCCGTGGTTACCGCCTGTTGCCATGAGTTCTTTGTACATGAGGACGAATGA